One Calliopsis andreniformis isolate RMS-2024a chromosome 9, iyCalAndr_principal, whole genome shotgun sequence genomic window carries:
- the LOC143183352 gene encoding uncharacterized protein LOC143183352, translated as MPTAIVTVFDRDQRLIEGRTLLDTCSNANFITEKFAAKLRLPTKKLNVAIETLNELNTVTSKLVQATIKSRTSNYQRSLTFFVIPRISSQLPNVQINRTTIQIPANIKLADPNFHKPAAIDMLIGTGPTLTCLSIGQIHLNQHCDEVLVLQKTQLGWIIGGSVPAIQPRTTRKTFVTAVNFDLKQFWEIEEGPRQRHFSTEEQLCEKHFSTHVRRDLTGRYVVALPFNGNKENLGDSRSHALNRFLALERKFLRNPDLMQEYSAVIQEYIALGHMSQVDAPDAPEFYLPHHAVMKPTSSTTKIRVVFDGSAKTTSGISLNDTQLVGPTIQDDIFSLLLRFRIHAYVITGDIEKMYRQFIVRPEDRRYQRILWRNDRNEISTYQLNTVTFGLSSAPFLAIRCLHQLADDERNSCPKAASILKQDLYVDDLLTGASSYDEALGLRNEIIDLLQRGGLNIRQWVSNDPRLLSGLSEDQIHPKFFGEIDGIKTLGITWNARQDSINYSVNLPSSKKHTKRTVLSSIAKIFDPLGLLGPITITAKIFMQRLWQLKLDWDESLPTNLHTEWTTYEEELQRLNNVTFERHVAQRMGHRVELHGFCDASERAYSACFFVRSIDKRGHIKSSLLCAKSRVAPLKTVSLARLELCGATLLTSLYVSVREALNCNIDRVCLWTDSTIVLNWLQRPPGTLKTFVANRVAEIQTKTEVSIWRHIRSNDNPADLSSRGITASRFLTNKLWYCGPNWLTSVESDWPESVFESSSDVPESRKITCLATTTETSDQIFNRFSCIVKLRRIIAYCFRFRNRKTGPLTIDEIRNANDCIIRTVQASTFSSDIQNLKANTELHPKSKLLSLHPFLDDKGILRVGGRLRNSNLPFSQKHPILLPKNNHVTELIIRRAHVQNYHAGITSTLYTVRLQYWPIDGKNITRKIVRHCVKCFRVNPPTVNYVMGNLPANRITETRPFHNCGVDYCGPFYIKEKRYRNRTRIKIYVAVFICFATKAIHLEVVSDLTTEAFLAALKRFIARRGICRNVYSDNGSNFIGAQNELTALHETLRDDKGMRRFLDEKEISWHFMPALSPHFGGLWEAAVKSFKHHLKRVVGEELFTYEQFTTFVTEIEAILNSRPLTPLSSDPNDPVALTPGHFLIGASLTSLPEADFTSTPTNRLSNWQHIQKVKQDFWSRWYKEYINHLNVRHKWTKGSHEIKMGTIVVLKDDHLPPLQWNLGRIIEVHPGEDGIIRTVTVQTSTGIYRRNVKRLAPLPIHNVTSG; from the coding sequence ATGCCTACCGCCATCGTTACCGTCTTCGATCGCGACCAACGGTTAATCGAAGGTAGGACCCTGTTGGACACGTGCTCAAACGCAAATTTTATCACCGAAAAATTTGCGGCAAAATTACGGCTTCCCACAAAGAAGCTCAACGTGGCCATCGAAACATTGAACGAGTTGAATACCGTCACGAGCAAACTCGTTCAAGCAACAATCAAGTCACGGACATCGAATTATCAACGCAGCCTGACTTTTTTTGTAATCCCGCGGATTTCGAGTCAGTTGCCAAACGTACAAATTAATCGAACGACGATTCAGATCCCGGCTAACATAAAGTTGGCAGATCCGAATTTTCATAAACCCGCAGCCATCGACATGCTTATCGGCACAGGTCCGACTTTGACCTGTCTAAGCATCGGGCAAATCCATCTCAACCAACATTGCGACGAGGTTCTCGTCTTACAAAAGACGCAACTGGGATGGATCATCGGGGGGAGTGTTCCAGCCATCCAACCACGGACAACTCGGAAGACATTCGTCACCGCGGTGAACTTCGACCTGAAACAGTTTTGGGAAATTGAAGAAGGTCCACGACAGCGGCATTTCTCCACGGAAGAACAGCTTTGCGAAAAACATTTTTCGACCCACGTTCGACGCGACTTAACAGGACGTTATGTTGTTGCACTGCCGTTCAACGGAAATAAAGAGAATCTGGGAGATTCACGATCGCACGCGTTGAATCGATTCTTAGCATTAGAACGCAAGTTTCTACGCAACCCTGATTTGATGCAAGAATACTCAGCCGTTATTCAAGAGTATATTGCACTTGGCCATATGAGCCAGGTAGACGCACCTGACGCACCCGAGTTCTACCTGCCTCACCACGCGGTCATGAAACCCACGAGTTCAACGACGAAGATTCGGGTAGTTTTTGACGGCTCAGCGAAAACCACCTCCGGAATATCATTAAACGATACGCAACTCGTGGGTCCTACCATCCAGGacgatattttttctttattattacggtttcgTATACACGCATACGTGATAACCGGTGATATAGAGAAGATGTACCGACAATTCATCGTACGACCAGAAGATCGGCGTTATCAACGGATTTTGTGGAGGAACGATCGCAACGAGATATCAACCTATCAATTAAATACTGTCACTTTCGGACTTTCATCGGCTCCATTCCTCGCTATCCGATGTTTACATCAGCTCGCGGACGATGAGAGAAACAGCTGTCCGAAGGCTGCCAGTATCCTGAAGCAGGATCTATACGTGGACGATCTTCTGACCGGCGCATCATCCTACGATGAAGCATTAGGATTACGAAACGAGATAATCGATCTCCTTCAACGTGGAGGCCTTAATATTCGTCAATGGGTATCGAACGACCCACGCCTACTATCAGGATTGTCTGAAGATCAGATACATCCCAAGTTCTTCGGGGAAATCGATGGAATCAAAACGCTTGGAATCACGTGGAACGCACGCCAAGATTCGATTAATTATTCGGTTAATCTCCCATCGTCGAAGAAACACACGAAACGTACCGTACTGTCGTCAATTGCGAAGATTTTTGACCCTCTAGGTTTGCTCGGACCGATTACCATCACGGCAAAAATTTTCATGCAACGACTTTGGCAACTGAAACTCGACTGGGACGAGTCTTTACCGACCAACCTCCATACGGAATGGACAACTTACGAAGAGGAACTTCAGCGATTAAATAACGTAACATTCGAACGTCATGTTGCGCAACGCATGGGTCACCGAGTCGAGTTACACGGATTTTGCGACGCTAGCGAACGCGCATATAGCGCGTGCTTTTTCGTTCGATCCATCGATAAGCGAGGTCATATAAAATCAAGTCTGCTGTGTGCGAAATCGCGAGTCGCACCTTTGAAGACTGTCAGTCTCGCAAGATTGGAATTATGCGGCGCTACCCTCTTAACGTCACTGTATGTATCGGTCCGCGAAGCGTTAAATTGCAACATCGATCGCGTATGTCTGTGGACAGATTCAACTATTGTGTTGAATTGGTTACAAAGGCCACCGGGTACATTGAAAACGTTTGTCGCAAATCGAGTTGCAGAAATCCAAACGAAAACGGAGGTTTCAATTTGGCGACATATTCGATCTAATGACAACCCGGCCGACTTATCATCGCGAGGGATCACGGCATCAAGATTCTTGACCAACAAACTTTGGTACTGCGGACCTAATTGGCTCACTAGCGTTGAATCGGATTGGCCAGAATCTGTGTTCGAGTCATCGTCAGACGTTCCGGAATCGCGAAAAATCACGTGCTTAGCAACAACCACCGAAACTAGCGACCAGATTTTTAACCGGTTTTCTTGTATTGTCAAACTCCGTCGGATAATCGCATATTGTTTTAGATTTCGTAACCGGAAAACCGGACCTCTTACAATCGATGAAATCCGAAATGCAAACGACTGTATCATTCGCACAGTTCAAGCATCGACATTTTCATCGGACATTCAAAATTTAAAGGCCAATACAGAATTACATCCGAAGAGCAAGCTTTTATCGTTGCATCCATTTCTAGATGATAAGGGAATTTTGCGTGTCGGAGGCCGACTTCGAAATTCAAATTTACCGTTTTCTCAGAAACATCCAATTCTATTGCCGAAAAATAATCATGTCACGGAATTAATTATTCGTCGAGCACATGTACAAAATTATCACGCAGGCATAACATCAACACTGTACACCGTACGACTGCAGTATTGGCCTATCGATGGTAAAAACATTACACGTAAAATCGTCCGGCATTGCGTCAAGTGTTTTCGCGTCAACCCACCTACGGTAAATTACGTAATGGGTAATCTGCCAGCTAATCGAATCACCGAAACTCGACCGTTCCACAATTGCGGTGTCGATTATTGTGGACCTTTTTACATAAAAGAAAAGCGTTATCGAAACCGTACGCGAATTAAGATTTACGTCGCGGTATTTATTTGTTTCGCTACAAAGGCTATTCATTTAGAAGTCGTGAGCGATCTAACGACCGAAGCTTTTCTCGCCGCGTTAAAACGATTCATCGCACGACGAGGAATTTGTCGTAATGTCTACTCTGACAACGGCTCAAATTTTATTGGCGCTCAGAATGAATTGACCGCGCTTCACGAAACCCTACGCGACGACAAAGGGATGCGTCGATTTCTTGATGAAAAAGAAATCTCTTGGCATTTCATGCCAGCCTTGTCACCTCATTTCGGCGGGTTATGGGAAGCAGCCGTGAAATCGTTTAAGCATCACCTGAAGCGGGTCGTCGGTGAAGAATTATTCACGTACGAACAATTTACTACTTTTGTGACAGAAATCGAGGCTATCCTGAACTCCCGTCCTTTAACTCCTTTATCATCTGACCCAAACGATCCAGTCGCTCTGACTCCTGGACATTTTTTGATCGGCGCTTCATTAACGAGCTTGCCAGAAGCTGATTTCACATCTACACCGACGAATCGGCTGTCAAATTGGCAGCACATCCAAAAGGTGAAACAAGATTTTTGGTCAAGGTGGTACAAGGAATACATTAACCACTTAAACGTTCGACATAAGTGGACAAAGGGTTCGCACGAAATCAAAATGGGAACCATTGTCGTTCTCAAGGACGATCATCTGCCACCGCTGCAATGGAATCTCGGGCGAATCATCGAGGTCCATCCGGGCGAAGATGGCATCATTCGTACGGTCACCGTTCAGACGTCAACCGGAATTTACCGTCGAAACGTTAAACGTCTGGCACCCCTTCCAATCCACAATGTGACATCAGGATAA